The following nucleotide sequence is from Streptomyces leeuwenhoekii.
GGCCTCGCACAACGCCCAGATCTTGACCGTCTCCGCGTCCTTGGAAGAGGGGAGCCGGTCCGGTGCGAAGGGGATCCCGACGGTGGCTCCCATCGGGTACTTGCTCTCGTCGAGCACCGATTCCTTGATCTTCATGACCTTCGGGCTCTCGCCCTTCAGCAGCAGCTTGGCCGAAGCGAGGTTGAGGACGGGGTGGAGGCTGGGCTTCTCCTCCCCCTTGGTACGCACCAGCACATAGCGCGTCGTCGATTCGCTGCCGACGAGGATGTTCTTGCCCTCCTCGTCCCAGCCCTTCGGCGCGGTCGGGCTGAGCATGCCCCACGCGCCGAACCCGATGACCACCAGCGTCGCCAGGCCGAGGCTCGGCAGGACGGTCTTGAAGGGGCGGGGGGCCGCCTCCTCCGAACCGTGCGGGGACGGCTGGAGGAACGCCGCCACCGTGCGCCTGCGCGCGAAGGAGTAGGCGTTCAGCTCATCCCGACGTGTCGCCATCGATGGGTCAACTCCCCGTTTTTTGCTTTGTTGCCGTGATCGAAACTCCCCAGGACCGCCCGGCACTACGCGGCGTTTGCTCCTGCAGGGGCCCCTACTATGCCGTGTGACGATCGCACCGTACGGTACGGGGTACCGTGGTGCGCCGCCAGCTCAAGTCGCGGCCAGACAATGCAAAGGGGTTGTACCGGGGGATGAGCACTGCGACCAGGTCACGGCGCCGAAACGGCAGCCGTCGCACGCAGGAGAACCAAGGGCAACCGGAACCGGCGCAGCGGTCCGCGAACCCCGGTCGTGTGAGCCCGGCCGCGCCGTCGCTCGCCCGGCGCCCCGGCAGCATCGGCCCCATCCGCGTCCAGCAACTGGTCGGCTTCGAACTGGCCGCCGCGGTGGTCCTGATCGGCTGGCTCCTGCGCCCCATCGGTCTCACGGTCGGCATCGTGCTGGCCGTACCGCTGGTCCTGGCGGGTCTGCTGCGCCGGCGCGGCCGGCCGCTGCCCGAGTGGTTCACCACGGCCCGTGCCCTGCGGGACCGCAGGAAGCGCAACGCCGAGCCCGTCCCGCCCGGCACGGACCCCGGCTTCGCCCCGGCCGTCGAGTGCGACCCGGCGCTGCGCACCTACGCCTTCCACGACCGTGAGCAGCGCGAGATCGGCATGGTCGGCGACGGCACCTTCCTCACCGCGCTGGTGCAGGTGCAGGCCGCGGACATCCCCCTGCGTCCCGCCCACGGCAGCCGGGACATCCCCCTCGATCTGATCCAGGGCCTGCTCGAGGTGGACGACATCCGGCTCGCCTCCGTCCAGGTCGTCCAGCACACCCAGCCCGCGCCGGCCCCGCATCTGCCGCCGCAGGCCATGGCGGTCCGTTCCTACGGGCCGCTGCAGGCGCAGAGCATGACGCCGGGGCTGCGGCTGACCTGGGTCGCGCTCAAGCTCGATCCGGAGCTGTGCCCGGAGGCCGTGGCGGCCCGCGGCGGGGGCATGCAGGGCGCCCGGCGGGCGCTGCAGCGCGTCGCCGACCAACTGGCAAGTCGTCTCATGGGCGCGGGTCTGCAGGCCAAGGTGCTCAGCGAGTCGGAGGTCGTCGCGGCCATCGCCACCTCGAGCTGTGTCAACCCGCTGGCCACCACGGGCAGCGCCGCGCTCGACGGCAGCCGTTCCACACGCCGTACCGCCGAGACCTCCCGCGCGTGGCGGTGCGACGACCGCTGGCACACCACGTACTGGATCTCCCGCTGGCCGCAGCTCGGCGGCGGCGCCCCGGCGCTGCCCCAGCTCGTCGGCGCGCTCACCTCCTCCCCCGCCCTCGCCAGCACCTTCTCGCTCACCATCAGCAAGCGGAGGGGCAGGGTGCTGGCCCTGTCCGGGCATGTGCGTCTCACCGGCCGCGGTGAGAACGGGCTGGACGAGGCGGTCCAGCATCTGGAGCGGGCGGCGTCCGCGTTCAAGATCGGTCTGGTACGGCTCGATCGGGAGCAACTGCCCGGAGTTCTGGCCACCCTGCCGCTGGGAGGTACTCGCTGATGTCCGCCCCGACCGCTCCGGCCACCGGCCGCCCCGGCTTCGGCTCCTCGACGCCGGGCTTCCCCGGGCAGCGTCCCGGCCATCTGCCCCGTAGTCCCGAACCCGCCCGGCACGGGCCGCAGCGACGCATGCGCGCCGCCTTCGGCCTGCTCGGCCCCCGACGTGAGCGTCACCTCGTCGACGCCGATGTGCTCGCCCAGCTCACCCTGCCGATGGGCGACGACGGCCTGGTCCTCGGTATCGACCCCGACAACCAGCCCGCGGTGCTGGGCCTGTGCCGGCCCACCCGGCTGGACGTGGTCCTGGTCGGCGGCACCTGGATCGCCCAGGTCATCGCCCTGCGCGCGGCGGCGATCGGCGCCCGCGTGGCCGTGGAGACGGCTCGTCCGCAACTGTGGTCGCCGATGGCGCAGGCGGCCGGCGGCGGCCAGCAGTGCGTGACGGTGCACCAGGTGGGGCGGATCGCCCCGCAGGGCCCGTCCCCGGCCAGCCCGGTGCTCATCATCCGCGACCTGGGCATCCGCCCGCCGCGCAGCCGCCTGACCACGGCGCCCTGGCAGTCGGTGCTGACCCTGCTCCCCTACCTCGGCCCCACCGCGCCGCGGCTGCTGTCCACCGCCGATGTCGTCGGGGTGCAGCGGATCTCCCCGCAGGAGGCCGACATCGTCGGCAAGGTGATGCGGCTGGGCCGGGACGACATCGTCTCCCTGCCGTCCCTCTCCGACAACGTGGCGCTGTGGTGCACGCAGAAGCACCGGCAGTACGTGATGACCCAGCCCACCGACGCGGAGACCGGTCTCCTCGGGGCCCCGCGCCGCATGGACTGAGCCGCCGTCGCCTCCGCCCCGGTGGCGCACCCGTCACCGGCGGCGGCCCACCCTCAGGGATGAACGGTGACGGCCGCGAGTGGACGCGCCGGCCCCCGGTGAGCGGCAGGGCTCTTGGTACGGCGAACGCGGCGGCTTCGGGCGGGTTTTGGCGGGGTTCCGGTTCGACCGTGCGCGCCGACCGGGGCCAGTAAGGTGACCGTGCATGTCGTTTCGCTCACCGGAAGGGGCCCGTTGACCATGGCTGACGTACAGGAGAGCACTGCGGGGACGCAGGACGAGGACGTCAGGGCTCGAAAGGAGAGGGAGCGGGACGAGCTGTACGCACTGGACATCTCGGATGTCGAGTGGCACAGCGCGCCCGGCACCGAGGAGCACGAGGAGCGCGTCGAGATCGCCTACCTTCCTGGCGGGGCGGTGGCCATGCGGTCCTCCCTGGACCCGGACACCGTGCTGCGCTACACGGAGGCGGAGTGGCGGGCCTTCGTACTGGGCGCGCGCGACGGCGAGTTCGACCTGGAGCCCGCACCGCACAACGGGGGGCTCGCCGCGCAATAGTGCGCGACGGCCGGGCTTCGGCCGGGGAGGGACCGGACCGCCGGGGGCCCGGAAGACCTGCGGCGGCGGGGGCGGAGGACACCCGGGAAGGGCGGCGGTCGCAC
It contains:
- the eccE gene encoding type VII secretion protein EccE produces the protein MSTATRSRRRNGSRRTQENQGQPEPAQRSANPGRVSPAAPSLARRPGSIGPIRVQQLVGFELAAAVVLIGWLLRPIGLTVGIVLAVPLVLAGLLRRRGRPLPEWFTTARALRDRRKRNAEPVPPGTDPGFAPAVECDPALRTYAFHDREQREIGMVGDGTFLTALVQVQAADIPLRPAHGSRDIPLDLIQGLLEVDDIRLASVQVVQHTQPAPAPHLPPQAMAVRSYGPLQAQSMTPGLRLTWVALKLDPELCPEAVAARGGGMQGARRALQRVADQLASRLMGAGLQAKVLSESEVVAAIATSSCVNPLATTGSAALDGSRSTRRTAETSRAWRCDDRWHTTYWISRWPQLGGGAPALPQLVGALTSSPALASTFSLTISKRRGRVLALSGHVRLTGRGENGLDEAVQHLERAASAFKIGLVRLDREQLPGVLATLPLGGTR
- a CDS encoding DUF397 domain-containing protein produces the protein MADVQESTAGTQDEDVRARKERERDELYALDISDVEWHSAPGTEEHEERVEIAYLPGGAVAMRSSLDPDTVLRYTEAEWRAFVLGARDGEFDLEPAPHNGGLAAQ